CTAGTTCAGGCTAAATTCAAGTCCTCCTCAACTTCATCATCCTCTTTTTCATGTAGCCTATGGTCACCAGAATCCATTTGAGTTCCCATTTCTTTCTGCAGGGCCTGTACACTGGCCTGGCTGATGTAGTATCTGACATTCTGTGATGGCAACAGTTTCTGGAGCTCCTCCAGCTTACGATAGGCCTAAACAGGAAAGACGTGTCAAGAGTCATACTTCAGTTTAATACTTTCTCTGTCTGGATGCAGACatactctttctctctttttaatcAATTGTCATTGCACTTTGCAACTGCAGAGTAAAATAACAGTTACCACTTGGAAGTTTCCTTGCTGACAGTGGTGTTCCACCAAAAAACCAAATGCATCTCCAATCCTGACAGCAGGGTCCAACTCTGGCTCCTCCAGCAAGGCTTCACATAACCGCACCGCCTCGCCAGCATCTTCTGCATATATCCTGCAGAGGGATGGATAAGGACCGTCAAAATCAAACCTCAGATTAAatccaaaaaaaggaaaactttttaTGCAAAACTAACCAATAAGAGGTACTGGCatagataaaaaagaaaagaaaaaaagaaaaaggaaaagtaatgtTCTTACCTGCGCAAGTGGACAAATTTTTTAATGAGGGTGATCTTATGCTGCAGGTCAGCCATTCTTGCTTCCTGTTTTCCAGTTGAGTCCCTCACTTTTGAAAAACACTTGGCAGCCTCAGTCAATGCATCTAGAGCCTTCTCATAGTTTTGGTAATCATCAATCTCAACCTtcataagcaaaaaaaaaaaaaaaaaatccctatttgttttttcaatatttcagcTTTATAAATTGTCTGAAAACATTAAGTTAAAGACACTAGTTATTATCATTAAGAATTAAGAAAGAACACCATAAACTACAACAAGCactacaacaaaaaacaagcctACTGTGTTATTTGGAGtaatttgtttattctttttttttttgcttactgcatttatttttacctgAGCACAGGCTTCATAGAAGCCACCAAGCAGGTCTGGAGCTCTGCCTTTCGTGTAGAAACCAATGATAGTCTTCACGATCTCTGGATTTTTCCGCCAGTCCAGAGACTGCAGGTAGTTGGCAGCCATGATGAAAAGCTCCTTCTGACGGCAAACGTTGGCAAAGAAAACTATTTTCTCTGTGTCGCCTGACTTGAGGAGTGCTCTCATAgcctatataaaaaaaaaagaagataacaTTTAACACGGTCAAACTTGAACCTAAGTGTTATGGTTACGGTTgggtatttgtatttttctgtatagCAGATATTGCTGATTGCATGTGACACAACTGATGGGCTCTCACCTAGATTTCTGCTAGATATTCCAAACTTGCCAAGAATATATGGTATAATAATGTTTACTTCACACTACAGCCATACCTTGAGCTTGTTGCCCGCTTGTGTATATTTCTTGGTAGCCAGGTGGTAATTTCCCTGACGCATGCAGCAGTCAGCTATCCTTTCCAGCACCTCCTTGCGGGCCTCTTCAGACAAATCTTTGGAGTCAGTGACTGTCATTCTCTCAGCCAGCTCGTCTGTGATGGTCAAGTTCTGGGTCACACACAGCTCCAAGGCTTGATGATACTGGGTACAGGtacaagcagaaaaataaagacacacataGTAATGCGCCTGTTTGAACTGGTACTTCCATTTATAGATAACAATCGGCCACACACTGGTACCTTCTTGGCTGCTACAAGTAAATCAACAGCCTTTTCATACTGGGAATGTGTGATGAAGAAGTCAGAGCAGCGGGCCAGGAGGGCTGGGTCTGAGTTCTCATTTAGATCATCAGCAATGAGCTGAAGAGCAGAGAATTGTTGGGTGGTAAAAGCCAATTCAAGAGCTTTGGAGACGTAACCAGCCTACAATGGAgagaataacaaaaatatacagCCTTAATAGGGGAAAACACCTCTTTCTTCACCCAGCAACATAGTTCAGTTTAAATATATGGTGCAGTAATATCCCCTTGTGGACTGACTGAGAATGCATCAATCCAAGCAAAATCTAACTGATTCAGAAAAACGAAACATTTGTTATTGACCTTGTGGTAAAGTGCAACAGCTCGGTCCATATGGGTGTCTTTTTCCTCATAATAACAGGCAGCCTCCATCATGTCCTCTGGGTTACTGAGCAGAGCCAAGTTCATCAGCTGATCATCCAGACCGTTCTCCTGTTCAGACACAATAAGAAAGAGAGTCCAGAAAGTacaatgtcttttcttttctttgaacatCATGGcgaataaaaaaaactgacttgaaaGTACAGGGATGAAGTACACAACAGAGCATTTACCTTACAAAGCCGTATGGCATTGTTGTAAGCCTGGGCTCGTGTGTAGAAGTGGACAGCCTGTTTGATATCATCATGACCCTCATAGTGTCTGGCTAGGTGGTATGATGCTGCTCTATCACCTGTTTCATTGGCGATCTCAGATGCCTGGCAGACAAATAAATTATCTGTAGTGTTGACTTTAAGGAATTTTGGTTAGCCCTCAACTTAAAAACACACtatatcataattaaaataaaagagagataTGTGTGTCACTTTAAAACACTTAACACAAAAATTTTACTACATGGAGTCACCTTCTGTATGTTCCCCATGTAACAGTGGACTCTAACCAGAGAAAGGTAATCTTGAGCACACTGATAAAAGTGAAGTGCTGAATCCATGTCTGACTGGCTCTCAAGGTACTGGGCCCACCACTTGTAGATGTTCCTGGATTTATAAAGTGATAGGACAGATGTTTAAGTGCACCTTTGTATTAATACATGAATTGTCCTTAGATGACAAAGTTTTTACCACCAAGAGAAGTTTAGACTTACTTgtccttcattttatttacatagaTCTCAAGAGATGATGTATCATCCTGGAGCATTCTGGGAACttcagtcctgtgtgtgtctgagttctCATAACTGCAACATAAATGACAATCAGACTTTGTTCCCAGGATAAATTTAAAGATATATTACCAAACTACTGCATCATGAACATAGGGCCATGGCAGATTGTGTCTTACTATGCAAGAGCCAGGGTTTTATCACCCATAGATTCCAGGTATTTGGCGTAACTGTAGTAGGTGGTACGCAGATGGATGCGATCATGGATTTCAGCTGTCTCTAATGCTTGCTGCCATTGGCCAGAAGCCTGGTAGAAATTGTTCAGCAGGTCATAGCGTTGACAGCTCTTGTACAACTTTTCGGCATCTTCCTGTTGGAAGACAGGAAAAGATGATGGAAAGATAAATGCTTTTGGCTCGGAAAGTCCCTTGGTCTTTGTGTGGTGAAATGCTTCAACCTAAAAAGAGAACATGTTATTTACAGCTAAAGGATGTGGTATTATGTTGAAATACAGTTATATCTGAAGAACTGAGAAAAATATCCTCTAtgtggattgtttttttttttttcggcagGCCTCATCTTTTTTCAAATGGAACACTGACTCTTGCTATTTTCTCGGCTTTTTAAtagatgatttttttcatgtcagGAGTTATACTTTCCCACTCTAAAAAGGGTGTCATGCAAATTTGAAGGTTTATTTAAGCCTGTAAGTAGAACGCTAAAACCGTATCTCATTTCCATGaaagaaatcaatcaatcatgAAGAGAAAATTTTGTACAAGCAGCTCAGTTAGCTTGATTGAGTGAAACATCTCCCATCAGTTAGTGATCACTTGAATACTTGAATATCTTACCAGCATGCCAAGCTGAATGGCCAGCATTGCCACTTGGGCCTCTTGTTCAGGCTCTACCTCCGCCTCCTTCAGTGCTTTTGCTGCCCTGGCGTTTCCCATATTCCCAAGGCACACACGTGCCACATCCAGGCGACAGGTTTTCACACACATCCGTGCCATGTTTTCCCAGACCACTTTactacaaagaaacaaaaaatggcTTGTTTGCAAGGGCGACAAAGGAATGGCGTACACATGCACTGTATTCATCTAGCATGTGTtacattgatttcatttttggtCAGGTTTAGAGTTTACATCTTGGGTCCAAACCCTTAGTAAGAATGTAAAAATGGTAACACAATATTAATAATACCCTGGTCTACTGTACATTTCCTTGTTTGTTACTCTCAACACCGCTTGTGCGTCAggacaaatttaaatttttatcatTATCTTAATAAAAATTCACCACAAGCCATCTATATTAGAAACTCTGATGAGGAGGGACAGTCATGCAAAGAGGTGtggttttgtgctttttttcctttcttcttttgtcttgcTGACGTAAATCAACCCCTCCAgccccttttctttcccttcattTCCAAATGTGAGATTCCATAGCCATCTGGTCTCTATTTGTgtcccccccccgccccctccttgCTTTAGCTGATACAGATGTGGGCTGTTTACTAAAGTTAGGCAACAGGAAATACCCCAAATCTTTGGGGGCCCTGCTTTAAGGGGGGGATTGGATGCcaagtaaagtaaaagaaagcaaGGGTAGTAAGTATCAGCCAATATCTTGCTGTACATGGTCACAGAAGATCAACTGAAAGCAAAAAGTGAGACACAAGACTGCAGCTCACAGAGCAGCTAGATTTAGAGAGccagaaaaggaaagacaagaGAAGGAGCAGGTCTACATTTGGCCTCTCTTCCcatcctcttttcctctcaggaAGCGCATCCTGTTGCTGGCTGACTTCAGTGGCCAATATGTTTGTTGcacacgagagagagagatttggcGAACGCCCCCTGGGCTCCAGACAAAAGAGTACACAACAGTGACGTCTAACAGGCGTCTTTTGGACATTCTgtcacacaatgacacacagacaaacacatgcatttaaAGTGATCGTGAAGGAGGTGGCCGTTGAGAGCTTGCAACATTTGTGAACTGGTGCCTTGGAATATAACGAACAGCAACTCCCCCATATTTCAACTCTGACCTCCAGGATTTGCAGAGAAACAgcgagagtgagagagagagagggaggcagaagTAGAGGGAGCTGGGTTAGAGGACTCCTTGTTCCAGTCAGGCAGTGGGGAGTCTTCTTGTTCAGAGACAGTCTTGGTAAGCTTAGGCGAAGCCACTAACTCAGCTCCTAGTAACACTGTCAACAGAATCAACACTATCTTTGCATCAATATGAAGGCAATTTGAAGTGAccgaagaaaaagaaagaagaaaacaatctACTGTGCACACAGAAACGCCAGCTGCACATGCAGAAGCCCGACCAGTGCAATAACCAAAGCACTGAAGAAAGCACAAGGAAAAGACAACGtatagagagaaaaacagggaTAAAGCACGAAGAGTCCAAGAGTCAAGCTGCAGCCAGCCGGAGTCAGTGGAATGGACCTAGGTGCCAGTTGGATTAATCCCGGCATACCTGCAGTGCTGTCTGAGGAGGAGGGCTGAGGAtctgccacaacaacaacaaaatcctGAATGAGGATGAATGGAGATGTTCTTTAGCTAAGCCTCAAGAAAACACTCTTGCCAAGTCCACctctgtgtgagctgggacaGCAAAAGCtaacagctggaggaggagaggagccaGGGGGCCCTGAGCACTGGTGGTGCTACTGCCCCTGAAGAGATAGACGGGATCGGGCAGGACATTGAGGAAGAACCGGGTTTGGAGGACGGACACGAGGGAGGGGGCGAGGTGGCGGGTGGCAGGTGTCGCATGGCCGTGCAGAGGCTGGTGGCGGCAGCGGTGGCAGTAGCCCTGCTGTCCCTGGTCTTAAACAATGTTGCAGCTTTCACCCCAAGCTGGGTCCTGCAAGCCCTGGAGGACGGACGCAAGCGGAGTGTGGGACTATGGAGGATGTGCCCCACTGGGGGGGAAAGGGGTCGTGATGACATCCAGAATGGGAAAAGAGGGCAAGGGACACAGAGGCAGTGTGAAAGTATTGAATGGGGGTCTGAGCATGCAGGCTACCAAGAATCCCGCAGCACTGTCAAATGTaagtttttactttaatttagaCTTCAAGTTTATCTGTAACAGTGTTATTCATGTGTGTAATTTTCTTATTGGATGTGTTGAGTGATTGATTTGATGTGAGAGATTATTCAGTATACGTCAAAACCAAAATACCGAAATTCGTCTACtaatgtgtgtgaaaatattaGTCCATGGCAGCCAGCCCTGTATTTCTTGGCAATAACGTTGTCAATACGGATGAATTTGGATGAATTTAAGGACACAGTGACAGTTGGGACAGATCTTTCCCTTAGCTCCATTGAGAAATTCTCATTCAAAAATGTCCACTCACCAGCTTTATTTTGGCACAATGGACAGCAACAAAGACATGACTCACCATTCATGATAAAATAGTGGTCATGTTGACATCACCTTCCTAAAACTCTGTAGTATGGTACTTTTTCTGTTGCAGACATATTATCAAAAAATCTTTTAAGATCAGGATTTCTGATTCCAACTTGATATGAAGGAATTAAGATCATTTAGCAGGAAATATGACACAGCTCTTCTTATGCTCTCTCAAGTGCAGTTTGACATGATGCGAGCATGCAACCTGATGGCGACGGTGGCCCTGACAGCCGGTCAGCTGATATTCCTTCTAGGCCTGATGGAGCTGCCTTTCATCACACAGGAATCACagtggtgggaggaagccatcGCTGCACTCTTCCAGCTAGCCAGTGAGTATCAGTGTTCCTGCAGCTTGTTTGGTTAAATTGCTTTGCATCAGAAGAGAGATACGCCTGATGAGGACATCTCTGCTGAATTATCCTATCCAAAATGTATGCATATTACATCAGTGTGACAGAGCGAGAGAAATATTGACGCTGTAGAGAAAAGTTCACATGCTCTCTGGTGGAACACCAATTTGTGAGGAGCAAATCCTacatgaaacacatgaaaaaagaaaaacgtatAAGTTCATTCAATCTGTATTTTGATGTTCTCTAAAAGGGACAGTACAAACACCACGTGAACTAAGAGAGCAGCCTAACTGAGAGAGATGAAActgggaaaacagaaaactgaaagagaGCCATTCTATTGGGACATGGCTTAATGCAGTCTGGGTAACAAAAGCTTTCTCCCccacacatccatccatcccacTGTGCCACTTTAAAGAGTTGGCTGGCATTGCCTGTCCCAGTGGCCCTACTGAGGAAGTTTGTTCAGTGTGCAGTGGTCGCTCAGCCACTTGGTATCATTGTAGAACAGTGGAATGAAGGGGGTCTTTTCTGGGTCTAAATTTAGTCCCAGTCCAGAATCCATGGGCCAGAGTTGCAGTGAGCCAGGGAGCGACTGTCAGGCGCCAGGATATCCCTGCTCAGGACGAGGAAATGTCTGTGACTACCTGTTATGCAAACCGCCAAGCcgaagaaggaaaaagaagggAGGGGGCTATGGACGGGAAAGATAGTTTCGACAAGggctatgtgtttgtgtctgcactgGTAGGAGGGATTAAGCGCATGCATTTtcgtctgtgtatgtgtgtgtgttgtgattgtgtgtttacagtgtgttTTGGTAAAGAAACGTCCTGTGATACACATCACTGCAGGGTGGGAATTGCCTCCATCTAGATAAGCTGAACTCACTTTAAGTCTATGTTTACAAAATGtctaagagcagcagaaaataaaaccttCTGTTTATCATTAGCATGTATCAGTGCAGCAGGGATAAGGACTTTGTCTAAGATCTTGATAAAAAGGGATTGAGACCCACCCAACGTTACTGTATTTTCCAATATTAGACAACACTACAAACATGGCAAAGAAGCAAAATGACATGTGTCTTTGCAGAATGTTgccaactgaaaacacacacacaaaggaataCTGATATAAGAGCCAAACTGATATAATTGAAATTAGTCCCAAATTCATAAATTATTACCCTTGTAAAAATGTTATGGTGGAGACACAAGCGTGCTTAATTCGGTTTCACTGGATCAACATGTGGATCAAAAAGACTAATGTATTGTACAAACTGAAACTTAGACTTAGCAAGATAGAATGAGACCGTAAGGGATCACTGAAGTTGTAGCGATTATAAGGGAGACACGACTCACCAAATGTAACTGACCACAAAAATTTGCTGTGGCAAGGAAAATTTGGGGGATAAATAATGCAGGAATTGAATCAACAGTGATTCATATATTCCAGTCCAAAGATGAACATCTTTGGCCCATTACGCTCAGCTATTTCCGCACCACGTCTGAAAAGAAATGGCAGCGTTTGTTTTGGGCCAAAAAAAGGGCTGCTTTTCACTATTGGAActaattgttattttttgtaaaatatgatcTATTGTCctaaaattcattatttttaaagacatgGAGGAAGCATGGTGACATAggggttagtgctgttgccccacagtaagaaggttgtgggtttggttcccaggcaTGGGGCTATTCTGTgcggaatttgcatgttctctccgtgcaTATATGGGTTTCTTCCcagcgtccaaagacatcagccctgtgatggactggcaacctgtccagggtgtatctcgcccttgcccagtgtgagctgggattggctccagcactcccagTGActcggaaatggataagcagtagaagatgaatgaataaaagacaTGGACAACGGCTTTCCTTTACCCAATTTACCTAAATTCAACTGAAAGGGTCTAATTTTATGAGTGGGGGTAATCATATTTGTCTGTACTGTTCTGTTTAGTAATCTATTAACGATACCTGCTTTAACCCCCTCAAACAAACTGAGCCAGTGAATGAGCTATTTTTACCCCTCACCCTCTTTatgggaaatgttttcattttcagacatgCCAAAATGCTCTGCTATTGCAAGCAGAGTGTGGAATAACAATATCCAGTTCCATTCAGTGATATTTCAGCAGTGTTGGCAGGTCAAGACTGAAAGCACAATATTGGCCATTTCACCTCTGGAGACAATACTGGAATGTGTTTTCTGAATGGACACCGCTCTCATCTGtcaaatgtgacaaatgaaGGTCATATTGCTCTGAGAAGCAGTTAATTCTATCACTTTATTCTTTTAAAGAAGGAATAGAGAGTAAATTTGGGTCTCAGCTCTGTTAAATCTAGTTCAGTAGAGATTCCGTCTTATGGCTGTGGCTCAAGCGATTGCTGATAATTCAGGGGTTGAAAATAGTTTGAGAAAGACATTGAGGGACTCTATTGCAAATTTTAAGAATACATCCAGACATTAGTaactggaaggaaaacaaaccacTTCAATAAATTTTCAAGACATGGCCTTTAGATAAGACTTGTTTAGTTTTCTCTGACAGATCATGTCAAATGTCCAACAAATATATTAACCTCGAAGCTTTGGGtgtggagaggagggaaggaaggaaggatggaaagaggaggaaagggaaggaaatCTGAAAGATAGGTCTATGCCAGAAAAGAGGTTCACACAGCCCACCCTGGCTGGAACCTGAACAGGAGATTATTCATTTTCTTGGATATGGAGCCAGACAGGTTAAACATGAACAGATTAAGCAAACAGTTGCATTCTTATGTGTACACAGTGAGGTAGACACGCA
Above is a genomic segment from Echeneis naucrates chromosome 19, fEcheNa1.1, whole genome shotgun sequence containing:
- the tmem204 gene encoding transmembrane protein 204, which produces MAVQRLVAAAVAVALLSLVLNNVAAFTPSWVLQALEDGRKRSVGLWRMCPTGGERGRDDIQNGKRGQGTQRQCESIEWGSEHAGYQESRSTVKLQFDMMRACNLMATVALTAGQLIFLLGLMELPFITQESQWWEEAIAALFQLASFVLVIGLVTFYRIGPYTHLSYSCYLDIMACLLATLAAAMLIWNILHRRDDCLAPRVIIISRSLATSLHPRLDNDYVESPC
- the ift140 gene encoding intraflagellar transport protein 140 homolog isoform X2 yields the protein MLARASVGGDESALDMFSWKGAPLKMGPQEGLAFFVSTVDGKVLSVDEQCKTSTLLSVEGSIKKLFYHEKREVLAVITETMMLSQYTLGSEGSAQMFMKVKLSSKSGQNVDIVWTDNGLLITATGEQVIRLWDLERDDNYVLSLDEMLGFERGEIINCVSYCAGKEILAAGTSHGRIALWRMVAQPGSSSCDTKAQWKLQTPTEIQGNVTQLQWGSSLNLLAANNSDTVLILCEHVMSAHFSQQVAAMQLTPTQLSITNFKTGVNLALQSDVHIKGVCVIKDSVTVWNGKQITVYELSGTVLRNTGSFPCDSHVVAVHGENLYTVEPNRVQIRTPQGTVKQLLNFTKAEGNPMLLSVCQSYLVVGTDTAHIRVFDLSRRDAKAHCSAKNLSEQIPNLGALSSVKCNANGSQVSILISQVNGRRDHKVYFYDVEMDSVTYFDFFIGRPSSGISHPEDSERQQFQGTELSGRCPLSHFWDESEPRLFVCETAPISFESSTSYLDMVDVSVVTLFCTQEHGLLLQDCYPKPGGLQALLALDVPYYYFSCKPGERDPGSTEFLATTSPPTTQTQPSRGTPGQLPSMVSRRALRDFVGLENSEKATRDAMLNFSFYLTIGNMDEAFKSIKLIKSKVVWENMARMCVKTCRLDVARVCLGNMGNARAAKALKEAEVEPEQEAQVAMLAIQLGMLEDAEKLYKSCQRYDLLNNFYQASGQWQQALETAEIHDRIHLRTTYYSYAKYLESMGDKTLALAYYENSDTHRTEVPRMLQDDTSSLEIYVNKMKDKNIYKWWAQYLESQSDMDSALHFYQCAQDYLSLVRVHCYMGNIQKASEIANETGDRAASYHLARHYEGHDDIKQAVHFYTRAQAYNNAIRLCKENGLDDQLMNLALLSNPEDMMEAACYYEEKDTHMDRAVALYHKAGYVSKALELAFTTQQFSALQLIADDLNENSDPALLARCSDFFITHSQYEKAVDLLVAAKKYHQALELCVTQNLTITDELAERMTVTDSKDLSEEARKEVLERIADCCMRQGNYHLATKKYTQAGNKLKAMRALLKSGDTEKIVFFANVCRQKELFIMAANYLQSLDWRKNPEIVKTIIGFYTKGRAPDLLGGFYEACAQVEIDDYQNYEKALDALTEAAKCFSKVRDSTGKQEARMADLQHKITLIKKFVHLRRIYAEDAGEAVRLCEALLEEPELDPAVRIGDAFGFLVEHHCQQGNFQVAYRKLEELQKLLPSQNVRYYISQASVQALQKEMGTQMDSGDHRLHEKEDDEVEEDLNLA